The Halalkalicoccus sp. NIPERK01 genome window below encodes:
- a CDS encoding AI-2E family transporter, protein MTGTSHGLTERSALGLIALASGILAVLLMLPYLQYILLAVVLAYALAPLHNVLKRAVGSTASALTLIVASLLTLILPVLYVLLVAVQQASELTETLIQQGLSTSAIQQRLASSGYSIDSSDVLRAYEENQQQVDNGVGGMLSGAVEIIGSIPSIAIGITVTLFVVFGLLRDGDRLVAWLQTIVPISDGVKNELFTRLDRLMWASVIGNVIVSAIQAILLGIGFWVLEVPGVVFLTVATFVLALLPLIGVFGTWVPLTIYLLVVGRPVAALMLVGYGTLVSMSDTYLRPAVIGKSGELSSAVIVVGIFGGIAVLGPIGLFIGPVILGTAKISFDLFAREWHRSKTA, encoded by the coding sequence ATGACCGGAACGAGCCACGGACTCACCGAACGGTCTGCACTCGGGCTCATCGCGCTCGCGAGCGGCATTCTCGCGGTGCTGCTCATGTTACCGTACCTCCAGTATATCCTGCTCGCCGTGGTGCTCGCCTACGCGCTCGCGCCGCTCCACAACGTGCTCAAGCGCGCCGTCGGCTCGACCGCATCGGCGCTGACGCTCATCGTCGCATCGCTTCTGACGCTCATCCTTCCGGTGCTCTACGTCCTCCTTGTCGCGGTTCAACAGGCGTCGGAGCTCACGGAGACCCTGATCCAACAGGGGCTGAGCACCTCGGCGATTCAGCAGCGCCTCGCGAGCAGCGGCTATTCGATCGACTCGAGCGACGTGCTTCGGGCGTACGAGGAAAACCAGCAACAGGTCGATAACGGGGTGGGTGGGATGCTCTCGGGAGCGGTCGAGATCATCGGCAGCATTCCCTCGATCGCGATCGGCATCACCGTGACGCTGTTCGTCGTCTTCGGCCTGCTTCGCGACGGCGATCGACTGGTCGCGTGGCTCCAGACGATCGTCCCCATCAGTGACGGCGTGAAAAACGAGCTGTTCACGAGGCTCGATCGTCTCATGTGGGCGTCGGTCATCGGGAACGTCATCGTCTCGGCCATTCAGGCGATACTGCTCGGGATCGGGTTCTGGGTGCTGGAGGTGCCGGGCGTCGTCTTTCTCACGGTCGCGACGTTCGTGCTCGCGTTGCTTCCCCTCATCGGCGTGTTCGGAACCTGGGTCCCCCTCACGATATATCTCCTCGTCGTTGGCCGGCCGGTGGCGGCCCTGATGCTGGTCGGGTACGGGACGCTCGTGAGCATGTCGGACACGTATCTCCGACCCGCGGTCATCGGCAAGAGCGGGGAACTCAGCTCCGCGGTGATCGTCGTCGGAATCTTCGGCGGTATCGCGGTCCTCGGTCCCATCGGTCTGTTCATCGGACCCGTCATCCTCGGTACGGCGAAGATCTCGTTCGACCTGTTCGCTCGGGAGTGGCACCGATCGAAAACGGCCTGA
- a CDS encoding phosphatase PAP2 family protein, translated as MDAVLAELLEFVVWIDHRIVELTLAVRTPLLTEAMTSVTGLGSATAALVFLGICYLAGWTDELRSATLALALAGVVVGTMMWTIQRPFPPGPVCVTGGAETVTSSLPSGHAAAGAIYAMTARRSSVLPFGAVAVLAVAIAVSRIYLGTHYFSDTLVGVGIGVGTFALAVWLHERLDLDAVVAQYRSRQ; from the coding sequence ATGGACGCTGTCCTTGCCGAACTGCTGGAGTTCGTCGTCTGGATCGACCACCGGATCGTCGAGCTGACGCTGGCGGTGCGAACCCCGCTCCTGACGGAGGCGATGACGTCGGTCACGGGCCTCGGGTCGGCCACCGCGGCGCTCGTGTTCCTCGGGATCTGCTATCTCGCCGGGTGGACCGACGAACTCCGCTCGGCCACGCTCGCGCTCGCACTCGCCGGCGTCGTCGTCGGAACGATGATGTGGACGATCCAGCGGCCGTTCCCCCCGGGCCCGGTCTGTGTGACCGGCGGGGCCGAAACGGTCACCTCGTCGTTACCGTCCGGACACGCGGCCGCCGGTGCGATCTACGCGATGACCGCTCGTCGCTCCTCCGTGTTACCCTTCGGCGCCGTCGCCGTCCTGGCGGTAGCGATAGCCGTCTCCCGGATCTATCTCGGGACACACTACTTCTCGGATACCCTCGTCGGCGTCGGGATCGGCGTCGGGACGTTCGCACTCGCCGTCTGGCTCCACGAGCGACTCGACCTCGACGCCGTCGTCGCGCAGTATCGTTCCCGTCAGTGA